A window from Salmo trutta chromosome 29, fSalTru1.1, whole genome shotgun sequence encodes these proteins:
- the LOC115167177 gene encoding diphosphomevalonate decarboxylase has translation MPEDSGKKLTMVTCSAPVNIAVIKYWGKRDEELILPINSSLSVTLHQDQLKTTTTVACSRSFQEDRIWLNGKEEDITQPRLQSCLREIRCLSRKRRSDGEADVDAAGLSHKVHICSVNNFPTAAGLASSAAGYACLVYTLSRVMGVEGELSAVSRQGSGSACRSMYGGFVQWIMGQQEDGKDSLAQQVEPETHWPELRVLVLVVSAERKPVGSTSGMQTSVETSILLKHRADSVVPARMKEMIEAVHKRDFTAFAELTMKDSNQFHATCLDTYPPIFYLNDVSRRVINLVHRYNRHYRETKVAYTFDAGPNAVIYTLQQNVEEFVQVVKHFFPPETNGGHFLKGLPVAPTTLSEDLKQAIGMEPMVKGICYIISTKAGPGPRVVEDPSEHLLGSDGLPKESA, from the exons ATGCCCGAGGACAGCGGCAAAAAGCTCACCATGGTAACATGCAGTGCGCCTGTGAATATTGCTGTCATCAAATACT GGGGGAAGAGGGATGAGGAGTTGATTCTACCCATAAATTCATCTTTGAGTGTCACATTACATCAAGACCAG CTCAAAACGACCACAACAGTGGCGTGCAGCAGGTCGTTCCAGGAGGATCGTATCTGGCTTAACGGCAAAGAGGAGGACATAACCCAGCCCAGACTACAGTCCTGCCTTAGGGAGA TTCGGTGCCTGTCCCGTAAGCGACGTAGTGATGGGGAGGCTGATGTAGACGCAGCCGGTTTGTCCCATAAAGTCCACATCTGCTCTGTCAACAACTTCCCAACTGCAGCCGGACTGGCCTCTTCTGCTGCTGGCTATGCCTGTCTGG TGTACACCCTGTCCCGGGTGATGGGAGTGGAGGGGGAGTTGTCTGCGGTTTCTAGGCAGGGTTCAGGCAGTGCCTGTAGGAGTATGTATGGGGGCTTCGTTCAGTGGATTATGGGCCAGCAAGAAGATGGCAAGGACAGTCTGGCCCAGCAGGTGGAGCCAGAGACTCACTGGCCTGAGCTCAGGGTCCTTGTACTGGTG GTCAGTGCTGAGCGGAAACCAGTTGGCAGCACTTCTGGCATGCAAACTAGTGTAGAGACGAGCATTCtcctgaag CACCGGGCAGACTCTGTGGTCCCAGCCAGGATGAAGGAGATGATTGAGGCTGTACATAAGAGGGACTTTACTGCGTTCGCTGAACTGACCATGAAGGACAGCAATCAGTTCCATGCCACTTGCCTGGACACCTACCCACCCATCTTCTACCTGAATGACGTGTCGCGCCGCGTTATCAACCTTGTGCACCGCTATAACCGTCACTACAGGGAAACAAAG GTGGCATACACATTTGATGCAGGTCCCAATGCAGTGATCTACACTCTTCAGCAGAATGTGGAAGAGTTTGTCCAGGTGGTCAAACACTTCTTCCCACCAGAGACCAATGGAGGACA CTTTCTAAAGGGTCTTCCGGTAGCCCCGACAACACTATCTGAGGACCTGAAGCAGGCCATTGGTATGGAGCCCATGGTGAAGGGAATCTGCTATATAATCAGCACtaag GCTGGACCTGGACCTCGCGTGGTGGAGGACCCTAGTGAGCATCTGCTTGGATCTGACGGGCTGCCCAAGGAGAGTGCATGA